The DNA window TCGGGCGCGGCCTGCCCTGGGCGATCGGCATCATCGTGCTGGCCACCCTGGTCCTGGTCTTCCTGCTCACCGGCAGCGTCCTGGTACCGGTGCAGGCCGTGCTGCTCAACGCGCTCAGCCTCACCGCGATGCTCGGCGCCGTGGTCTGGGTCTTCCAGGACGGGCACCTCTCCGGGCTGCTCGGCTTCACCCCCACCGGCACCATCGAGACCGCCCTGCCGGTGCTGATGTTCTGCCTGGCCTTCGGCCTCTCCATGGACTACGGCGTCTTCCTGCTCTCCCGGATCAAGGAGGAGCTGCACCACGGCGGTGACCACCGGGCCGCCGTGGTGCAGGGCATCCGGCACACCGGGGGCGTGATCACCGCCGCCGCCGTCATCCTGGCCGTGGTGATGGTCGCCATCGGGACCTCGCGGATCGCCAACACCAAGATGCTGGGCCTCGGGGTGGCGCTGGCGGTGGTGATGGACGCCATGGTGGTCCGCACCCTGCTGGTGCCCGCCGTGCTGGCGCTCACCGGCCGCGCCGCCTGGTGGGCACCCGGGCCGCTGCGGCGGCTGCACCAGCGGTTCGGCCTCAGCGAGGGACCGTCCCCGGCGTATGGCTCCCCGGCGGCGGGTGGGCCGTACGCGGGGAGGGCGAGCCGCCCGCCGGGCAGGGCGAGCCGGTCGCGGCGGGCGGCCGGACCGGCTGAGCCCGGCAGACCGCGTCGGCGGGGAGGGGCACCCGGCAACTCCCCGCCGACCGGCGGACCGGCCGACCGACCGGCCGACCGGCCGACCGGTGGAACGGTGGAACGGCGGAACGGCGGGGGAGGCAGGATGGCGGTATGGCCGAGGAGACCGCCCGCTACTGGACCCACCCCGCGCTGCCCGGCGTCGACCTGCTCACCGCCCGCTACATCCGGCACTCCTTCGGGCGTCACACCCACGACACCTATGTCATCGCCGCGATCACCGAAGGGGTGGAGGAGTTCCACCACCGGGGCAGCACCGAACGCGCCGGGGCGGGCAGCGTCGCCCTGGTCAACCCCGACGTCGTACACACCGGCCACTCCGGCGCCCCCGACGGCTGGAGCTACCGGGTGCTCTACCCCGAGGCCGGGCTGGTGGCCGCCGTCGCCGAGGAGATCGGCACCCCGGGCCGGGGACTGCCGGGGTTCACCGAAGTCGTCATCCCCGACGCACGGCTCGCCGGGATGGTCGCCGAGATCCACCGCGCCGCCGAGCGCGACGACGGACTGGCCGCCGACACCCTGCTGCGCCTCACCGTCGCCCGGCTGCTGCGCGCCCACGCCGGCCCCGCCCCGACCGGCCCCGGTCCGGCCACCGGGCGGCGGACCGTACGGCAGGCCCGCGACATCCTGGAGACCCGGCTGGCGGAGCCGCCCACCCTGGAGGAGCTCGCCGCCGCCGTCGGCACCCGGCCCTTCCCGCTGCTCCGGGCCTTCCGCGACGCCCATGGGCTGCCCCCGCACACCTGGCTCAACCAGCAGCGGGTCCGCCGCGCCCGGCTGCTGCTGGACGCCGGGGTGCCGCCCGCCCACGCCGCCGCCGAGGTCGGCTTTGTCGACCAGGCCCACCTCACCCGCCACTTCCGCCGGATCGTCGGCGTCCCCCCGGGCGCCTACCGCCGCGAACGCGGCCGGGGGTAGCGGCCGGGGTGCTGGTGCTGTCGACCAGTCGCCCGTCCCCGT is part of the Peterkaempfera bronchialis genome and encodes:
- a CDS encoding AraC family transcriptional regulator, coding for MAEETARYWTHPALPGVDLLTARYIRHSFGRHTHDTYVIAAITEGVEEFHHRGSTERAGAGSVALVNPDVVHTGHSGAPDGWSYRVLYPEAGLVAAVAEEIGTPGRGLPGFTEVVIPDARLAGMVAEIHRAAERDDGLAADTLLRLTVARLLRAHAGPAPTGPGPATGRRTVRQARDILETRLAEPPTLEELAAAVGTRPFPLLRAFRDAHGLPPHTWLNQQRVRRARLLLDAGVPPAHAAAEVGFVDQAHLTRHFRRIVGVPPGAYRRERGRG